One part of the Halopenitus persicus genome encodes these proteins:
- the hmgA gene encoding hydroxymethylglutaryl-CoA reductase (NADPH) has translation MSSAEDLAARVREGEIRLHELEDHADADAAATARRLLVAEESGADLETTGAYAFDAAAAEPNVENMVGAVQIPLGVAGPVTVSGGALSGERYLPLATTEGALVASVNRGCGVLDAAGGATARVTKTGMTRAPVFKTDGIVESEALAEWTRDNADRLREAAESTTSHGEVTDVTPYVVGNNVYLRFRYDTKDAMGMNMATIATGEACELIEAETDASLVALSGNLCTDKKPAAINAIEGRGRSVTADVTIPAAVVADRLHTTPEAVAEINTRKNLVGSAKAGSLGFNAHVANVVAAMFLATGQDAAQVVEGANAITTAEVTDDGDLYVSVSIASLEVGTVGGGTKLPTQAEGLEILGVRGGGDPAGSNADALAEAIAVGALAGELSLLAALGSRHLSSAHADLGR, from the coding sequence ATGTCATCCGCCGAGGACCTCGCGGCGCGCGTTCGCGAGGGCGAGATCCGTCTGCACGAACTCGAGGACCACGCCGACGCGGACGCGGCGGCGACGGCCCGCCGGCTGCTCGTCGCCGAGGAGTCGGGCGCCGACCTGGAGACGACCGGCGCGTACGCCTTCGACGCGGCCGCCGCGGAGCCGAACGTCGAGAACATGGTCGGCGCGGTGCAGATCCCCCTCGGCGTTGCGGGCCCCGTGACGGTCTCGGGCGGGGCGCTCTCGGGCGAGCGGTATCTCCCGCTCGCGACCACCGAGGGCGCGCTCGTCGCGTCGGTCAACCGCGGCTGCGGCGTGCTCGATGCGGCCGGGGGCGCGACCGCGCGCGTGACGAAGACCGGGATGACCCGCGCGCCGGTTTTTAAAACGGACGGGATCGTCGAGTCGGAGGCGCTCGCGGAGTGGACGCGCGACAACGCGGACCGGCTCCGCGAGGCGGCCGAGTCCACGACGAGCCACGGAGAGGTGACCGACGTCACGCCGTACGTGGTCGGGAACAACGTCTACCTCCGGTTCCGCTACGACACGAAGGACGCGATGGGGATGAACATGGCCACCATCGCCACCGGCGAGGCCTGCGAGCTGATCGAGGCGGAGACGGACGCCTCGCTCGTCGCGCTCTCGGGCAACCTCTGTACCGACAAGAAGCCGGCCGCGATCAACGCGATCGAGGGGCGCGGTCGGTCGGTGACCGCCGACGTGACCATCCCCGCGGCCGTGGTCGCCGACCGGCTCCACACCACCCCCGAGGCGGTCGCCGAGATAAACACCCGGAAGAACCTGGTCGGGTCGGCGAAGGCCGGCTCCCTCGGGTTCAACGCCCACGTCGCGAACGTCGTCGCCGCGATGTTCCTCGCCACCGGCCAGGACGCGGCGCAGGTCGTCGAGGGCGCCAACGCGATCACGACCGCCGAGGTGACCGACGACGGCGACCTCTACGTCTCCGTCTCGATCGCGAGCCTGGAGGTCGGCACCGTCGGCGGCGGCACGAAGCTCCCGACCCAGGCCGAGGGCCTCGAGATCCTCGGCGTCCGCGGCGGCGGCGACCCGGCGGGGAGCAACGCCGACGCGCTCGCGGAGGCGATCGCCGTCGGAGCGCTCGCCGGCGAGCTGTCCCTGCTGGCTGCGCTCGGGTCGCGACACCTCTCGTCGGCGCACGCGGACCTGGGCCGGTAG
- a CDS encoding MoaD/ThiS family protein yields the protein MQTTTEAAGQDASTDAPAERSTETTVTVRCTGHVRTALDRSEFEYRFEGDTLREFLDALFADYPELQDLLIAESEDESTAHGWAPTPEELPGTWRKNPVGEQTVAYARVLVNGRFNENQEGFDTALADGDRVALVYPFIFCC from the coding sequence ATGCAGACGACCACCGAGGCTGCGGGGCAGGACGCGTCGACGGATGCGCCGGCGGAGCGCTCGACGGAGACGACGGTGACCGTTCGCTGTACGGGCCACGTCCGGACCGCGCTCGACCGCTCGGAGTTCGAGTACCGGTTCGAGGGCGACACGCTGCGGGAGTTTCTCGACGCGCTCTTCGCGGACTACCCCGAGCTGCAGGACCTCCTCATCGCCGAGTCGGAGGACGAATCGACCGCACACGGCTGGGCGCCAACGCCCGAGGAGCTGCCGGGAACGTGGCGCAAGAACCCCGTGGGCGAACAGACGGTCGCGTATGCCCGGGTGCTCGTGAACGGCCGGTTCAACGAGAACCAGGAGGGGTTCGACACGGCGCTCGCGGACGGCGACCGGGTCGCGCTGGTCTATCCGTTCATCTTCTGCTGTTAG
- a CDS encoding SIMPL domain-containing protein produces the protein MDRRLIGVLAVAATLLLAGCAGVAGDATPTDDGEPDRTIEVTADGEATAEPDRATITVAVEAQGNSSAAVREEIAADGQSLRSALREWGIEDDQIRTTRYDIRERRPRPEAEREGAEPEYVGVHRYEIEVHDVAAVGEVIDVAVDSGADSVNRVRFGLSEEREAELRTTAFENAVENADGRARMLADNTGLEVVNVYTISTMDDHVSPYRAEPMAVTEDAGGGGAATSIETGDVSVDVQVHVVFEAETTG, from the coding sequence ATGGACAGACGACTGATCGGCGTGCTGGCGGTGGCCGCGACCCTCCTCCTGGCGGGCTGTGCGGGCGTGGCCGGCGACGCAACGCCAACCGACGACGGGGAACCGGACCGAACGATCGAGGTGACCGCTGACGGCGAGGCGACGGCCGAGCCCGACCGGGCGACGATCACCGTGGCCGTTGAGGCGCAGGGCAACTCCTCGGCGGCCGTCCGCGAGGAGATCGCCGCCGACGGGCAGTCGCTTCGCTCGGCCCTCCGGGAGTGGGGGATCGAGGACGACCAGATCCGGACGACACGCTACGACATTCGGGAGCGCCGTCCGAGGCCGGAGGCGGAACGTGAGGGCGCCGAGCCCGAATACGTCGGCGTTCACCGGTACGAGATCGAGGTCCACGACGTGGCAGCGGTCGGCGAGGTCATCGACGTCGCGGTCGATTCCGGCGCCGACAGCGTCAACCGCGTGCGGTTCGGACTGAGCGAGGAACGCGAGGCGGAGCTGCGGACGACGGCCTTCGAGAACGCCGTCGAGAACGCGGACGGCCGCGCCCGGATGCTCGCCGACAACACCGGCCTCGAGGTCGTCAACGTCTACACCATCTCGACGATGGACGACCACGTCTCGCCGTACCGAGCCGAGCCGATGGCGGTCACCGAGGACGCAGGCGGTGGCGGCGCGGCGACCTCGATCGAGACCGGCGACGTGAGCGTCGACGTGCAGGTACACGTCGTCTTCGAGGCCGAGACGACCGGGTGA